A genomic region of Papaver somniferum cultivar HN1 chromosome 7, ASM357369v1, whole genome shotgun sequence contains the following coding sequences:
- the LOC113296428 gene encoding uncharacterized protein LOC113296428: MVKGTNRGANVVEPQNISAQEAGRSNGGPTQFDKHRTIGWKGRDQTQQNKGKFIDPVYTKLNTPISEILKKIDGQHTITYPWNRGQQPGRTKNRSDFCEFHQFHSHTTDSCRYLKKVLQDMVNEGKLQEYVVQPTTPPTTGAPIHRVEIPREAQYLGCNTISHSSITSPVREGNITGRIHKRYFKCDKVFSVSREPAMEEWMKLRISFSASEALEGGHNHNDPFVVTMAITLPEYEGEEVKNKALPWEMPKILIYGGSSVEILFYETFKQMGLKDECLIPSTYNIFGFNGSSTRLRGEITL; this comes from the coding sequence ATGGTGAAAGGAACCAACAGAGGAGCCAACGTGGTAGAACCACAAAACATTTCAGCCCAAGAAGCAGGGCGATCCAATGGTGGGCCAACCCAGTTCGATAAACATCGGACTATAGGATGGAAAGGAAGAGATCAGACCCAGCAAAATAAGGGGAAGTTTATAGACCCTGTCTATACGAAGCTAAACACACCAATCTCAGAGATCCTCAAGAAGATCGACGGACAGCACACAATTACCTACCCATGGAATAGAGGTCAGCAACCAGGACGAACTAAAAATCGGTCTGACTTCTGTGAATTCCatcaattccacagccacacgacGGATTCGTGTAGGTACCTAAAGAAGGTATTGCAAGACATGGTCAATGAAGGCAAGCTGCAAGAATATGTGGTGCAACCAACAACTCCACCAACAACTGGGGCACCCATACATCGCGTGGAGATCCCTCGCGAGGCGCAGTACTTAGGCTGCAACACCATCTCACACTCGTCCATTACCTCCCCTGTGCGAGAAGGAAACATTACTGGAAGAATACACAAACGATACTTTAAATGCGATAAAGTCTTCAGTGTATCCAGAGAACCTGCAATGGAGGAGTGGATGAAATTACGTATCAGCTTTTCAGCCTCGGAAGCACTGGAAGGAGGACATAATCACAACGATCCTTTTGTGGTCACGATGGCCATCACACTCCCCGAATACGAGGGCGAGGAAGTAAAAAACAAAGCGCTACCATGGGAAATGCCCAAAATTCTAATTTATGGTGGCAGCTCTGTGGAGATATTGTTTTACGAAACATTCAAACAAATGGGCCTCAAAGACGAGTGCCTCATACCATCTACATACAACATATTTGGCTTTAACGGGTCGTCCACTCGCCTAAGAGGGGAGATAACACTATAG